The following DNA comes from Nocardia sp. XZ_19_385.
AATTCGACCATGGCAGCGTAGAAGGCCGCGAGCCGTTCGGCGGGCGGTGCGCCCGGGCCGAGCGGCGGATCCCCGCGCAGCAACTGTTCCTGGATGACGCGCTCGTGCTCGTCCAGCAGCGCCACCGCGATCGCCCCGACGCTCGGAAACCGCCGGTACAGCGTCCCCCGTCCGACTCCGGCCGCCTTGGCGATGTCGTCCATCGTCACCGTGCGCGGATCGCGGCCGGCGAACAGCTCCGCGGCGGCAGCGAGGATCTTTCCCCGATTCCGAGCCGCGTCGGCGCGCTCGGGTGGCGCGGAGTCGCCGGGCGCGGCGAGCAGGTCGCGATCGGCTGGGTTCATAGCGATCACCGTAACCTCCGGAATAAGTGGACACAATGTCCGGTTCTGCTCTACCGTAAGCACGAAACGGACATTGTGTCCACTTACTTCGGAGGCTCTCATGACCGCCCTGCTGCACCTCGACGCCAGCGCCCGCCGCAATTCCCTCAGCCGCGAACTCGGTTCCGCGTTCGCCGAAGCCTGGCGAGGTGAACACCCGGAGGGCGACTACCGCTACCGGGACCTCGCGGCCGACCCGATTCCGTTCATCGACGAGGCCTGGGCGGAACTCTGCGATCGCGTATTGGCCAACGGCGCAACGGATCTCGATCGACTGGCGGATCTGGCCGAGACCCCGGCGCAGCGCGCCGCCTGGGCCGTCGTCGAGCCACTGCTCGCCGAGGTCCGCGCCGCCGACGTAGTCCTGATCGGCGCCCCGATGTACAACTACTCGATCCCCGCGAGCCTCAAGGCCTGGCTGGACCAGATCACGTTCCCGCGAATGTCGCTGGCCCCCACCCGTTTCGTGGTCGCGTCGGCCCGCGGCGGCGCCTACTCGCCGGGTGCGCCGAAGGAACGCTTCGACTACCAGGAGCGCTACCTGCGCGACTTCTTCGCGGGTCACTTCGCCGTCGAGGACACGGTGTTCCTCAACGCCGAACTGGCCAACTCGCGCCAGGATCCGCACCTCGCGCACCTGCGTGCCCAGCACGACGATTCCTATCAGGCGGCGCTGGCGGCGGCTCGGCGGCTGGGCAAGGAGTACTGACATGAGCTGGGTCGTCCTCGGTTTCGCCGGACTGGTGGAGATCATCTGGTCGCAGAGCATCAAACCGACCGAGAACTTCACCAAGCCGCTGCCCACGCTGGTCTGCTTCGTGCTGGGCGCGCTCGCGGTGTATCTGCTCTCGCGGGCCATGCAGACGCTGCCGGTCGGCACCGCCTACGCCGTCTTCACCGGTATCGGCGCGCTCGGCGCCATCGGGCTCGGTGTGCTGGTGCACCGGGATCCGCTCAGCGCGGGCCGAATGCTTTCCCTCGCACTGATTCTCGGCGGCATTGTGCTGGCCCGGGTCACCAACCCCGAGTGATGAGTAGGGTCGGTCGAATGGATCAGCCAGTTCGGATACCGGATCTGTCCGACCGACCGCACCAGCTCACCGTCGAACGGGTGATGGCAGCGTCCCCGGGTCTGCTGTACGCGGCCCTGACGCAAGGCTTCGACATCTGGTTCGCCGCGCCGGGCTCGGTGCTGATGAAACCCGCGGTGAACGAGCCGTTCTTCTTCGAAACCGAATTCGAGGGCAAACGCAGCCCGCACTATGGCCGGTTTCTACGGTTGCAACCGGAACGGCTGGTGGAATTCACCTGGGTTACCGGGGCGGACGGCACCGAGGGCGCCGAAACCGTGGTCAACATCGAGTTCGTGCATCAGCCGCGCGGTATCCGACTTCGCTTGCGGCACTCGGGTTTTCCGAATGAGAAGGCACGCGATCGGCATCGCGCCGCCTGGCCGTTGGTACTCGAACAGCTCGATCGTCGTACCGGCCTCACAGTCTGATCGCGGCGAGTAGGTTCGTTGCCGACGGATCGAATCATCTGAAAGGACCGTGATGCCAACACGTACCGCGCGCACCGCCTGGACCGGCGGGCTGCAGGACGGCTCCGGGCAGGTCGACCTGGCCAGCTCCGGCGTCGGCAAGTTCGACGTGTCGTTCCCGAAGCGTTCGGCCGAGGACGCCGACGGCACGACCAGCCCGGAGGAGCTCATCGCCGCCGCGCATTCGTCGTGCTTCGCGATGGCGCTCTCGGCGCAGATCGGCAACGCGGGCGGCACCCCGGAGAGCCTGGACGTGACCGCCGATGTCACCCTGGGCCCGGACCCGGCCGGTGGCTTCCGGATCAACGCCATCAAGCTGACGGTGCGCGGCCGGGTGTCGGGTCTGGACGCTGCCGGTTTCGCCGCCGCCGCGGCCGCCGCCAAGGCGGGCTGCCCGGTGAGCAAGGCCTTGGCGGGCGTGGACAACATCTCGCTCGACGCCGCTCTCGCGTAATCGAGTCTGCCGCTTGGTTCTTCGCGTGCCGATGTCGGTACGTGGGGAGCCATGCGGTCGGGTCAGGCGCGGAAGTAGGGGCGGGCGATGCGGTGGTACATCGCTGGGATCGCGACGAGGACCGCCGCCACGTGGATGGCACGGAAGATCGCGATACCGACGCCGCTCGCCGTGACGCCGTCGAAGAGGGTGCCGATGTCGTCGGTGGACAGCACGGCCCGGATCGGCTCGACGAGCAGCGAGGCCAGGCCGAGGACGCCGATCCCGAAGGTCAGGGCGACGCGGGCCCAGCGGTCGCCGTGCGTCATCCGGATGGCGACGGCCAGCACCACCAGATAGAGCACGGCGCGCATGGCGAGTCCGGTCGCGAGGCCACCCAGATCGGCGTCGGAGCGTTCCAGCAGCAGCGCGGTCTGCGCGAGCGCCTCGGCGACGCCGGCGAGCAGGGCGACGACGAGCGCACCGAAAGCCAGCGCGACCGGGCGCGGCGCCCGCGCGGGTTCCCGGATCGGTGCTAGTGAAAGGTTTTGCGGCC
Coding sequences within:
- a CDS encoding TetR/AcrR family transcriptional regulator, which encodes MNPADRDLLAAPGDSAPPERADAARNRGKILAAAAELFAGRDPRTVTMDDIAKAAGVGRGTLYRRFPSVGAIAVALLDEHERVIQEQLLRGDPPLGPGAPPAERLAAFYAAMVELLDGHAHLVLGAESGSARFATGAYQFWRVHIHSLLREAAVPEADSLIEPLLAPLTAEVYLNQRERGLGNEQITAGLHRLAHAILDPPP
- a CDS encoding OsmC family peroxiredoxin: MPTRTARTAWTGGLQDGSGQVDLASSGVGKFDVSFPKRSAEDADGTTSPEELIAAAHSSCFAMALSAQIGNAGGTPESLDVTADVTLGPDPAGGFRINAIKLTVRGRVSGLDAAGFAAAAAAAKAGCPVSKALAGVDNISLDAALA
- a CDS encoding SRPBCC domain-containing protein; this translates as MDQPVRIPDLSDRPHQLTVERVMAASPGLLYAALTQGFDIWFAAPGSVLMKPAVNEPFFFETEFEGKRSPHYGRFLRLQPERLVEFTWVTGADGTEGAETVVNIEFVHQPRGIRLRLRHSGFPNEKARDRHRAAWPLVLEQLDRRTGLTV
- a CDS encoding multidrug efflux SMR transporter, whose protein sequence is MSWVVLGFAGLVEIIWSQSIKPTENFTKPLPTLVCFVLGALAVYLLSRAMQTLPVGTAYAVFTGIGALGAIGLGVLVHRDPLSAGRMLSLALILGGIVLARVTNPE
- a CDS encoding FMN-dependent NADH-azoreductase, yielding MTALLHLDASARRNSLSRELGSAFAEAWRGEHPEGDYRYRDLAADPIPFIDEAWAELCDRVLANGATDLDRLADLAETPAQRAAWAVVEPLLAEVRAADVVLIGAPMYNYSIPASLKAWLDQITFPRMSLAPTRFVVASARGGAYSPGAPKERFDYQERYLRDFFAGHFAVEDTVFLNAELANSRQDPHLAHLRAQHDDSYQAALAAARRLGKEY